Proteins encoded in a region of the Massilia sp. UMI-21 genome:
- a CDS encoding OsmC domain/YcaO domain-containing protein → MEIKVNFLDKLRLEAKFDDFTVIADQPIRYKGDGSAPGPFDYFLASSALCAAYFVKLYCDTRNIPTENIRLSQNNIVDPENRYQQIFKIQVELPSDISDKDRQGILRSIDRCTVKKVVQTGPEFVIEEVENLDADAQALLTLQPDSGARTCIPGKDLPLEQTIANMSGMLASWGIKIEIASWRNIVPNVWSLHIRDAHSPMCFTNGKGATKESALASALGEYIERLNNNHFYAGVYWGEDLANAPFVHYPNERWFQPGPDDAVPSGILDDYSLPIYDPDGELRASHLIDTNSGNTQRGIVALPFTRQSDGETVYFPSNLIENLYASNGMSAGNTLAEAQVQCLSEIFERAVKREILEGELALPDVPQEVLAKYPGILAGIKGLEEQGFPVLVKDASLGGSYPVMCVTLMNPRTGGVFASFGAHPSFEVALERSLTELLQGRSFEGLNDLPQPTFASEAVTEPYNFVEHFIDSSGVVSWRFFSAKADFDFVEWDFSAQGQDSNAEEAATLLGILEDMGKEVYTAVYDQLGAVACRILVPAYSEIYPVEDLVWDNTNKSLLFREDILNLHRLDDEALAALLDRLENNELDEYSDIASLIGIEFDENTEWGQLTVLELRLLINLALQQFEEAHELVGAFLQYNDNTVERRLFYQALNVVLEVVLDEELELDDYVLNFRRMYGDARMDAVLGAVDGSVRFHGLTPTGMGLEGLERHHRLIDSYRKLHTARARAAAESAAS, encoded by the coding sequence ATGGAAATTAAGGTCAACTTTCTCGACAAGCTGAGGCTCGAAGCCAAGTTCGACGATTTCACGGTCATCGCCGACCAGCCCATCCGCTACAAGGGCGACGGCTCGGCGCCCGGCCCCTTCGACTATTTTCTGGCTTCCTCGGCCCTGTGCGCGGCCTATTTCGTGAAGCTGTACTGCGATACCCGCAATATTCCGACCGAAAACATCCGCCTGTCGCAGAACAATATCGTCGACCCGGAAAACCGCTACCAGCAGATCTTCAAGATCCAGGTCGAGCTGCCCTCGGATATCTCGGACAAGGACCGCCAGGGCATCCTGCGCTCGATCGACCGCTGCACGGTGAAGAAGGTGGTGCAGACCGGCCCCGAATTCGTGATCGAAGAGGTCGAGAACCTGGATGCGGACGCCCAGGCCCTGCTGACACTGCAGCCCGATTCCGGGGCGCGCACCTGCATCCCGGGCAAGGACCTGCCGCTGGAGCAGACCATCGCCAACATGTCGGGCATGCTGGCCTCCTGGGGCATCAAGATCGAGATCGCATCCTGGCGCAACATCGTGCCGAACGTGTGGTCGCTGCACATCCGCGACGCCCACTCGCCGATGTGCTTCACCAACGGCAAGGGCGCGACCAAGGAAAGCGCGCTGGCCTCGGCCCTGGGCGAATACATCGAGCGCCTGAACAACAACCACTTCTATGCCGGTGTGTACTGGGGCGAGGACCTCGCCAACGCGCCTTTCGTGCATTACCCGAACGAGCGCTGGTTCCAGCCCGGCCCGGACGACGCGGTCCCGAGCGGCATCCTCGACGACTACAGCTTGCCGATCTACGATCCGGACGGCGAACTGCGCGCCTCGCACCTGATCGACACCAACTCCGGCAACACGCAGCGCGGCATCGTGGCGCTGCCCTTCACGCGCCAATCGGACGGCGAGACCGTGTATTTTCCGTCCAACCTGATCGAAAACCTGTATGCCAGCAATGGCATGAGTGCCGGTAACACCCTGGCCGAAGCGCAGGTGCAGTGCCTGTCCGAGATTTTCGAGCGCGCGGTCAAGCGCGAGATCCTGGAAGGCGAACTGGCCTTGCCCGATGTGCCGCAGGAGGTGCTGGCGAAATACCCGGGCATCCTGGCCGGCATCAAGGGCCTGGAAGAGCAGGGCTTCCCGGTGCTGGTCAAGGATGCGTCGCTGGGCGGCAGCTATCCGGTGATGTGCGTGACCCTGATGAATCCGCGCACCGGCGGCGTGTTCGCCTCGTTCGGCGCGCACCCGAGCTTCGAGGTGGCGCTGGAGCGCAGCCTGACCGAACTGCTGCAGGGCCGCAGCTTCGAAGGCCTGAACGACCTGCCGCAGCCGACCTTCGCCAGCGAGGCCGTCACCGAACCGTATAACTTCGTCGAGCACTTCATCGATTCGAGCGGCGTGGTGTCGTGGCGCTTCTTCAGCGCCAAGGCCGACTTCGATTTCGTCGAATGGGACTTCTCGGCCCAGGGCCAGGACTCCAACGCCGAGGAAGCCGCGACCCTGCTCGGCATCCTGGAAGACATGGGCAAGGAAGTGTACACGGCCGTGTACGACCAGCTGGGCGCGGTGGCCTGCCGCATCCTGGTGCCGGCTTACTCCGAAATCTATCCGGTGGAAGACCTGGTCTGGGACAACACCAACAAGTCGCTGCTGTTCCGGGAGGACATCCTGAACCTGCACCGCCTCGACGACGAGGCCCTGGCCGCGCTGCTCGATCGCCTGGAAAACAATGAGCTGGACGAGTATTCCGACATCGCCAGCCTGATCGGCATCGAGTTCGACGAGAACACCGAATGGGGCCAGCTGACGGTGCTCGAACTGCGGCTCCTGATCAATCTGGCGCTGCAGCAGTTCGAGGAGGCGCACGAGCTGGTGGGCGCCTTCCTGCAGTACAACGACAATACCGTAGAACGCCGCCTGTTCTACCAGGCGCTGAACGTGGTGCTGGAAGTGGTGCTGGACGAGGAGCTGGAGCTGGACGACTACGTCCTCAACTTCCGCCGCATGTACGGCGATGCGCGCATGGACGCGGTGCTGGGTGCGGTGGACGGCAGCGTGCGCTTCCATGGCCTGACGCCCACCGGCATGGGGCTCGAGGGGCTCGAACGCCACCATCGCCTGATCGACAGCTACCGCAAGCTGCACACGGCGCGCGCCAGGGCCGCCGCCGAGTCTGCAGCCAGCTGA
- a CDS encoding thermostable hemolysin, which translates to MNVLEPGVGESLPARLPRQVRPPRAVLERFERNDAGRAELEAFIAAAFLDNYGARIVHFNDTLVGCRDPGGAWTAALGYSLAGEHPLFLEHYLDAPVEAEVGARLGRPVARAEIVEVGNLAALHPGAARALIIGTTGLLHGLGLQVVTFTATTSLLNSFGRLQLRPQVLAPADPARLPDGGQQWGSYYDTHPQVMFGDIQYGYSELARLATRHHRPAD; encoded by the coding sequence ATGAACGTTCTGGAACCAGGCGTGGGCGAGTCCCTGCCGGCGCGGCTGCCGCGCCAAGTACGCCCGCCGCGTGCCGTGCTCGAACGCTTCGAGCGCAATGACGCGGGCCGCGCCGAACTCGAGGCCTTCATCGCGGCCGCGTTCCTGGACAACTACGGGGCGCGGATCGTCCATTTCAACGATACCCTGGTCGGATGCCGCGACCCCGGCGGTGCCTGGACGGCGGCCCTGGGTTATTCGCTGGCGGGCGAGCACCCGCTCTTCCTCGAGCACTACCTGGACGCTCCGGTCGAAGCGGAGGTGGGGGCGCGCCTCGGGCGCCCGGTGGCGCGCGCCGAGATCGTCGAGGTCGGCAACCTGGCCGCCCTGCATCCCGGCGCGGCGCGCGCCCTGATCATCGGCACCACCGGCCTGCTGCACGGGCTGGGCCTGCAGGTGGTCACCTTCACCGCCACCACCAGCCTGCTCAATTCCTTCGGCCGCCTCCAGCTGCGCCCGCAAGTGCTGGCGCCCGCCGATCCGGCGCGCCTGCCCGACGGCGGACAGCAGTGGGGCAGCTATTACGACACCCATCCACAAGTCATGTTTGGCGACATTCAATATGGTTATTCAGAACTTGCTCGACTCGCTACCCGACACCACCGTCCTGCTGACTGA
- a CDS encoding response regulator transcription factor yields the protein MRLLLVEDDPLLASGLVVALRRAHYTVEHVADGASALAALRDNAFDIVVLDLGLPDLDGTRVLERVRAGGDGVPILILSARDAMRDRVQGLDLGADDYLVKPFELDELLARLRVLARRHGGRPVNRIERGALVLELDSLQASWHGQPVELQRLEFMLLKHLAEHPLRVFNRAQLEESLYGWGEGAESNTIDVHVHHLRKKLDPAAIKTVRGVGYRLGEVGA from the coding sequence TTGAGGCTGTTGCTGGTCGAAGACGACCCGCTGCTGGCCAGCGGGCTGGTGGTGGCGCTGCGGCGCGCCCATTACACGGTCGAGCACGTCGCCGACGGCGCTTCGGCGCTGGCGGCGCTGCGCGACAATGCCTTCGACATCGTGGTGCTCGACCTCGGCCTGCCCGACCTGGACGGCACCCGGGTGCTGGAGCGGGTGCGCGCCGGCGGCGACGGCGTGCCGATCCTGATCCTGTCGGCGCGCGACGCGATGCGCGACCGGGTCCAGGGCCTCGACCTCGGCGCCGACGATTACCTGGTCAAGCCTTTCGAGCTCGACGAGCTGCTGGCGCGCCTGCGGGTGCTGGCGCGGCGCCATGGCGGGCGTCCGGTGAACCGCATCGAGCGCGGCGCGCTGGTGCTGGAGCTCGACAGCCTGCAGGCCTCCTGGCACGGCCAGCCGGTGGAGCTGCAGCGGCTCGAGTTCATGCTGCTCAAGCACCTGGCCGAGCATCCGCTGCGGGTCTTCAACCGCGCCCAGCTCGAAGAATCGCTGTACGGCTGGGGCGAGGGGGCCGAGAGCAATACGATCGACGTCCATGTGCACCACCTGCGCAAGAAGCTCGACCCGGCCGCGATCAAGACCGTGCGCGGGGTCGGCTACCGCCTCGGCGAGGTCGGGGCATGA
- a CDS encoding MBL fold metallo-hydrolase yields MIFRQLFEPLSSTYTYLIGCPETGQAVLIDPVIVTIERDLDELRRLGLTLAYSIDTHVHADHITAALELKKKVGSRIAAPAAERVDCADVQLEEGRPFTTGSLTFQPLHTPGHTAGHFAYVLDQRVFTGDALLIDGCGRTDFQQGDADALYRSVRGKLFALPDDTLVYPAHDYQNRRVSSVMQEKQRNPRLGADRSIEEFRQIMAELRLPYPKFIDYAVPGNQQCGVCPPGLPENLGNYCRQMSESPQG; encoded by the coding sequence ATGATATTCCGCCAGCTGTTCGAACCCCTGTCGAGCACCTACACCTACCTGATCGGGTGTCCCGAGACCGGCCAGGCGGTCCTGATCGACCCGGTGATCGTCACCATCGAGCGCGACCTCGACGAACTCCGCCGCCTCGGCCTGACGCTGGCGTACAGCATCGACACCCACGTCCATGCCGATCACATCACGGCCGCGCTGGAGCTCAAGAAGAAGGTTGGGAGCCGGATCGCGGCGCCGGCGGCCGAGCGCGTCGACTGTGCCGACGTCCAGCTGGAAGAGGGCCGGCCATTCACGACGGGAAGCCTGACGTTCCAGCCCTTGCACACGCCTGGTCATACGGCCGGCCATTTCGCCTACGTGCTGGACCAGCGCGTGTTCACCGGTGACGCCCTGCTGATCGACGGCTGCGGCCGGACCGACTTCCAGCAGGGCGATGCCGATGCCCTGTATCGCAGCGTTCGCGGCAAGCTGTTCGCGCTGCCCGACGATACCCTGGTCTACCCGGCCCACGATTACCAGAACCGGCGGGTTTCGTCGGTCATGCAGGAAAAGCAGCGCAACCCGCGCCTCGGCGCCGACCGCAGCATCGAAGAGTTCCGGCAGATCATGGCCGAGCTCAGGCTGCCGTATCCGAAGTTCATCGACTATGCCGTGCCGGGCAACCAGCAATGCGGCGTCTGCCCGCCCGGCCTGCCGGAAAACCTCGGGAACTACTGCCGGCAGATGAGCGAGAGCCCGCAGGGCTAG
- a CDS encoding sensor histidine kinase has protein sequence MSAHTYSGRRRLVVTTLVCIVLVFGGIGVAAQLVARHESEELFSARLATSARVLEALVAQELSTATLAQPLVIALPPELETSTSDAPETAGHRYETKIAFQVWRDDGVLLAKSASAPDQALAPLAPGFSVREVGDTLWEVFALRSGRTWVITAEKEEVRDELAEYIGMSITAPLFVGGLLMLVAVNFVLLRSMRPLKELAARIAARSPDSLDPVLLQETPIELAPIVTELNSLLDRIKGAFEREQRFLDAAAHEIRTPIAAVQLHIENAMRSPLESERAEALGHALCGARRTSKLAEQLLALSRISARSDASAPQRVSLLEVCHEVIGTLDPLLERRGQSISLDAAQDVPVWGEPSQLRRLLQNLIDNASVHGAPDGEIRVRLALRGDRALLSVENDGAPIPAAELGKLFTPYYRSPGAAPGGHGLGLAIVKEIAGQHHGSVSLRRKADGQGTVAEVSLPGSPGQAPPG, from the coding sequence ATGAGCGCACACACGTATTCGGGGCGGCGGCGCCTGGTGGTCACCACCCTGGTGTGCATCGTCCTGGTCTTCGGCGGCATCGGCGTGGCCGCCCAGCTGGTGGCGCGCCATGAATCCGAGGAGCTGTTCAGCGCCCGCCTGGCCACGTCGGCGCGCGTGCTGGAAGCGCTGGTGGCGCAGGAATTGTCCACGGCGACCCTGGCCCAGCCGCTGGTGATCGCGCTGCCGCCGGAGCTCGAGACCTCCACCAGCGACGCCCCGGAGACCGCGGGACACCGCTACGAGACCAAGATCGCCTTCCAGGTCTGGCGCGATGATGGGGTGCTGCTGGCAAAATCGGCGTCGGCGCCGGACCAGGCCCTGGCGCCGCTGGCGCCGGGCTTCAGCGTGCGCGAGGTCGGCGACACGCTGTGGGAAGTGTTCGCGCTGCGCTCCGGACGCACCTGGGTGATTACCGCGGAGAAGGAAGAAGTGCGCGACGAACTGGCCGAGTACATCGGCATGTCGATCACCGCGCCGCTGTTCGTCGGCGGCCTCCTGATGCTCGTCGCGGTCAATTTCGTCCTGCTGCGCAGCATGCGTCCGCTCAAGGAACTGGCCGCGCGCATCGCTGCCCGCAGCCCGGACTCGCTCGATCCGGTCCTGCTGCAGGAGACCCCGATCGAGCTGGCGCCCATCGTCACCGAGCTCAACAGCCTGCTCGACCGCATCAAGGGGGCGTTCGAGCGCGAACAGCGTTTCCTCGATGCGGCGGCCCACGAGATCCGCACCCCGATCGCCGCGGTCCAGCTGCACATCGAGAACGCGATGCGCTCGCCGCTGGAGTCCGAGCGCGCCGAAGCCCTCGGCCATGCGCTGTGCGGCGCGCGCCGTACCAGCAAGCTGGCCGAACAGCTGTTGGCGCTGAGCCGGATCAGCGCCCGCAGCGACGCCAGCGCCCCGCAGCGGGTGTCGCTGCTGGAAGTCTGCCATGAGGTGATCGGCACGCTCGACCCCTTGCTCGAGCGGCGCGGCCAGAGCATCAGCCTGGACGCGGCGCAGGACGTCCCGGTGTGGGGCGAGCCCTCGCAGTTGCGGCGCCTGCTGCAGAACCTGATCGACAATGCCTCGGTCCATGGCGCGCCGGACGGCGAGATCCGGGTGCGGCTGGCGCTGCGCGGCGACCGCGCGCTGCTCTCGGTCGAGAACGATGGCGCGCCGATTCCCGCCGCGGAGCTGGGCAAGCTGTTCACGCCTTACTACCGGTCGCCGGGCGCCGCCCCGGGCGGCCATGGCCTGGGCCTGGCCATCGTCAAGGAGATCGCCGGCCAGCACCACGGATCGGTGAGCCTGCGCCGCAAGGCCGACGGCCAGGGCACGGTCGCGGAAGTCTCCCTGCCCGGTAGCCCGGGCCAGGCGCCGCCAGGCTAG
- a CDS encoding SDR family oxidoreductase — translation MAAPRMTAQRGRYRAVLTGASGGIGAAIAARLAPQCALLILVGRQRAALEALAQQLRGCDVQIVCGDLCDPDTLGAIAATARAGGGIDLLINNAGVSSFHAFETQDPAAIRAQVETNLLAPMLLTRELLPLLGTAPAAQVINIGSVFGALGFPGFAAYGAAKAGLAGFSQALRREYADSTVTVRHFSPRATRTPINSSAVNAMNRELRTAEDTPEVVAQAFMAFLAGDAASRTLGGAERFFVLVNKLLPGIPDKAIRKQLVQIRKYLPR, via the coding sequence ATGGCGGCACCTCGGATGACGGCGCAGCGCGGGCGCTACCGCGCCGTGCTGACCGGCGCCAGCGGCGGCATCGGCGCGGCCATCGCCGCGCGCCTGGCGCCGCAGTGCGCGCTCCTGATCCTGGTCGGCCGCCAGCGCGCCGCGCTGGAGGCGCTGGCCCAGCAGTTGCGGGGCTGCGATGTCCAGATCGTCTGCGGCGACCTGTGCGACCCGGATACCCTCGGCGCGATCGCCGCCACCGCCCGGGCCGGCGGCGGGATCGACCTCCTGATCAACAACGCCGGCGTGAGCAGCTTCCACGCCTTCGAGACCCAGGACCCGGCCGCGATCCGGGCCCAGGTCGAGACCAACCTGCTGGCCCCCATGCTGCTCACGCGCGAACTGCTGCCGTTGCTGGGCACGGCGCCGGCGGCGCAGGTGATCAACATCGGTTCGGTGTTCGGCGCGCTCGGCTTCCCCGGCTTTGCCGCCTATGGCGCCGCCAAGGCCGGCCTGGCCGGCTTTTCGCAGGCGCTGCGGCGCGAATACGCGGATTCGACCGTCACGGTGCGCCATTTTTCGCCGCGCGCCACCCGCACGCCGATCAACAGCAGCGCCGTCAACGCCATGAACCGCGAGCTGCGCACGGCCGAGGACACGCCCGAGGTCGTGGCGCAGGCCTTCATGGCCTTCCTGGCCGGGGACGCGGCCAGCCGCACCCTGGGCGGCGCGGAACGCTTCTTCGTACTGGTCAACAAGCTGCTGCCCGGCATTCCCGACAAGGCCATCCGCAAGCAACTGGTGCAAATTCGAAAATACTTGCCTCGATAA
- a CDS encoding NADP-dependent malic enzyme, translating to MSTETRNSDIDDSQLRADALEYHRSPTRGKIEVVATKPLSNQRDLSLAYSPGVAYACEEIAADPAKAADYTSRANLVAVISNGTAVLGLGNIGPLASKPVMEGKGCLFKKFAGVDVFDLELAENDPDKLVDAIAMLEPTVGGINLEDIKAPECFYIEKKLRERMNIPVFHDDQHGTAIISSAALLNALKVVGKDIGSIKLAASGAGAAAIACLDMMVSLGVKQENVFVADSKGVIWQGRDANMEANKARYAQATDARTLADIVSGADVFLGCSTAGVLSADMVKSMADRPVILALANPEPEIRPEVAKAARPDCIVATGRSDYPNQVNNVLCFPYIFRGALDCGATRITDAMKLACVGAIARLAEAEANDTVAEAYAGQDLTFGPDYIIPKPFDPRLMAAIAPAVAAAAASSGVAARPIADMDAYRARLGEMIYHTGFFMKPVFAKAKATLRRVAYAEATDQRVLRAVQTVVDEGLAKPVLIGSVAAVEAAVKQSGLRLQRDVDYVLAESDGGDATLRGTRLLQSGEVDALICGMAGKYDSHLAHVREVIGSAPGAGVLAAMNALVLDKMTLFITDTYVNDNPSAQELAAITRLAATELRHFGLEPKAALLSHSIFGSSERPSARKVREARALLAESAPELALIGEVQGDAALLEEIRRLYQPGADGQQAQGFAGSANLLVMPSLDAANILFNVLKVAAGKGVTVGPILLGAAKPVHILSPSATVRRIVNMTALAVAGVR from the coding sequence ATGAGCACTGAGACCAGGAACAGCGACATCGACGACAGCCAACTGCGCGCGGACGCGCTGGAGTACCACCGCAGCCCGACCCGCGGCAAGATCGAAGTGGTGGCGACCAAGCCCTTGTCCAACCAGCGCGACCTGTCGCTGGCGTACTCGCCGGGCGTGGCCTATGCCTGCGAAGAGATCGCCGCCGATCCGGCCAAGGCGGCGGACTACACCTCGCGCGCCAACCTGGTGGCGGTGATCAGCAACGGCACCGCCGTGCTGGGCCTGGGCAATATCGGTCCGCTGGCCTCGAAGCCGGTCATGGAAGGCAAGGGCTGCCTGTTCAAGAAGTTTGCCGGGGTCGACGTGTTCGACCTGGAGCTGGCGGAAAACGACCCGGACAAGCTGGTCGACGCCATCGCCATGCTCGAGCCCACGGTCGGCGGCATCAACCTGGAAGACATCAAGGCGCCCGAGTGCTTCTACATCGAGAAGAAGCTGCGCGAGCGCATGAACATCCCGGTCTTCCACGACGACCAGCACGGCACCGCGATCATCTCTAGCGCGGCCCTGCTCAATGCCTTGAAGGTGGTCGGCAAGGACATCGGGTCGATCAAGCTGGCCGCCTCCGGCGCCGGCGCGGCGGCGATCGCCTGCCTCGACATGATGGTGAGCCTGGGCGTGAAGCAGGAGAACGTCTTCGTCGCCGACTCGAAAGGCGTGATCTGGCAGGGCCGCGACGCCAACATGGAAGCCAACAAGGCGCGCTATGCGCAGGCGACCGACGCCCGCACCCTGGCCGACATCGTCAGCGGCGCGGACGTGTTCCTGGGCTGCTCGACTGCCGGCGTGCTCAGCGCCGACATGGTGAAAAGCATGGCCGACCGTCCGGTGATCCTGGCGCTGGCCAACCCGGAGCCGGAGATCCGTCCGGAAGTGGCCAAGGCCGCGCGCCCGGACTGCATCGTCGCCACCGGCCGTTCGGACTACCCGAACCAGGTCAACAACGTGCTCTGCTTCCCCTACATCTTCCGCGGCGCGCTCGACTGCGGCGCCACCCGCATTACCGACGCGATGAAGCTGGCCTGCGTGGGCGCGATCGCCCGCCTGGCCGAGGCCGAGGCCAACGACACGGTGGCCGAAGCCTACGCCGGCCAGGACCTGACATTCGGGCCCGACTACATCATCCCGAAACCGTTCGATCCGCGCCTGATGGCCGCCATCGCGCCGGCGGTAGCCGCCGCGGCGGCCAGCTCCGGCGTGGCCGCGCGCCCGATCGCCGACATGGACGCCTACCGCGCGCGCCTGGGCGAGATGATTTATCACACCGGCTTCTTCATGAAGCCGGTGTTCGCCAAGGCCAAGGCCACGCTGCGCCGGGTCGCCTACGCCGAAGCTACCGACCAGCGCGTGCTGCGCGCAGTGCAAACCGTGGTCGACGAAGGCCTGGCCAAGCCGGTATTGATCGGCAGCGTGGCGGCGGTGGAGGCGGCGGTGAAGCAGTCCGGCCTGCGCCTGCAGCGCGACGTCGACTACGTGCTGGCAGAAAGCGACGGCGGCGATGCGACCCTGCGGGGTACGCGCCTGCTGCAGTCGGGCGAGGTCGACGCGCTGATCTGCGGCATGGCGGGCAAGTACGACAGCCACCTGGCCCACGTGCGCGAGGTGATCGGCAGCGCGCCCGGCGCGGGCGTGTTGGCGGCGATGAACGCACTGGTGCTCGACAAGATGACCCTGTTCATCACCGACACCTACGTCAACGACAATCCGAGTGCGCAGGAACTGGCGGCCATCACGCGCCTGGCCGCCACCGAGTTGCGCCATTTCGGCCTGGAGCCCAAGGCGGCGCTGCTGTCGCATTCGATCTTCGGCTCGTCCGAGCGCCCGTCGGCACGCAAGGTGCGCGAAGCGCGCGCACTGCTGGCGGAAAGCGCGCCGGAACTGGCGCTGATCGGCGAGGTACAGGGCGACGCCGCGCTGCTTGAAGAGATCCGGCGCCTGTACCAGCCGGGCGCTGATGGACAACAGGCGCAGGGCTTCGCCGGCAGCGCCAACCTGCTCGTGATGCCTTCGCTGGACGCGGCGAACATCCTGTTCAACGTGCTGAAGGTCGCGGCCGGCAAGGGCGTCACCGTCGGCCCGATCCTGCTGGGTGCGGCCAAGCCGGTGCACATCCTGAGCCCGAGCGCCACCGTGCGCCGCATCGTCAACATGACGGCGCTGGCGGTGGCAGGGGTGCGCTAA
- a CDS encoding iron-containing redox enzyme family protein — protein sequence MKFFDQLQAATEAERQELFSIPIIQDALQGQVVVSQYIAFLAQAYHHVKHTVPLLMACGSRLGERHEWLREAIAEYIEEEVGHQEWILSDIRACGGDAEAVRRARPHASTELMVAYAYHQVDRGNPVGFFGMVHVLEGTSTALATHAAGTIASALALPPEAFSYLSSHGSLDLEHVAFFEKLMNRLDESADREAVIHMARMMYGLYGNVFRSLPRGEQLFGKES from the coding sequence GTGAAATTCTTCGATCAACTGCAAGCCGCCACCGAGGCCGAGCGCCAGGAGCTGTTCTCCATCCCGATCATCCAGGATGCGCTCCAGGGGCAGGTCGTGGTGTCCCAATACATCGCCTTCCTGGCCCAGGCCTACCACCATGTGAAGCACACGGTGCCGCTCCTGATGGCCTGCGGCAGCCGTCTCGGCGAACGCCACGAATGGCTGCGCGAGGCGATCGCCGAGTACATCGAGGAGGAAGTCGGCCACCAGGAGTGGATCCTGTCGGATATCCGCGCCTGCGGCGGCGACGCCGAGGCGGTGCGCCGCGCCCGGCCCCACGCCAGCACCGAGCTGATGGTGGCCTACGCCTACCACCAGGTCGACCGCGGCAATCCGGTCGGCTTCTTCGGCATGGTGCACGTGCTGGAAGGCACCAGCACCGCGCTGGCCACCCATGCGGCCGGCACCATCGCCTCGGCCCTGGCGCTGCCGCCCGAAGCCTTCAGCTACCTGAGTTCGCACGGCAGCCTGGACCTCGAGCATGTGGCCTTTTTTGAAAAGCTCATGAACCGGCTCGACGAGTCCGCCGACCGCGAGGCGGTGATCCACATGGCGCGCATGATGTACGGCCTGTACGGCAACGTGTTCCGCAGCCTGCCGCGCGGCGAGCAGCTGTTCGGGAAGGAGTCCTGA
- a CDS encoding AMP-binding protein has protein sequence MVIQNLLDSLPDTTVLLTDGQRQFDRAALAGRVEALAAVLAARSRPQAPVGILADNSPEWLMVDLATQALGLTLVPLPLFFTPQQWAHVIAESGIGALFCADPAQGAALGFDTVRAAGPLALCEASAPRPAPGAALDGVQKLTFTSGTTSAPKGVCLSAAQQWEVARALREGVAPLGLGRHLCLLPFAVLLENIAGPYTALLSGATTICPPLAETGMRGASGFDPTVCLDAIARHAPHSITLVPQMLQALVAASRPDDPRIASLRFVAVGGGKMPPQLLAAARARGFPVYEGYGLSECASVVALNLPGAQRDGSVGRPLAHRRTAIAADGEILVEGCAARYLGQPVQNDPWLATGDLGHIDADGFLYVDGRKKDILITGYGRNVSPEWPEAALLGAGAIAQAMVVGEGQAYLAALLVPAGPAVGAAQLQEAVERANAQLPDYAQIRRWSVVPPLLPAAGLLTPNGRLRRAAIRAAHADAIASLFDQPESIT, from the coding sequence ATGGTTATTCAGAACTTGCTCGACTCGCTACCCGACACCACCGTCCTGCTGACTGACGGCCAGCGCCAGTTCGACCGCGCCGCGCTCGCCGGGCGGGTCGAGGCACTCGCCGCTGTTCTGGCGGCGCGCAGCCGGCCGCAGGCCCCGGTCGGCATCCTGGCCGACAATTCGCCCGAGTGGCTGATGGTCGACCTGGCCACGCAGGCGCTCGGCCTGACCCTGGTGCCGCTGCCGCTGTTCTTCACGCCCCAGCAGTGGGCGCACGTGATCGCGGAAAGCGGTATCGGCGCCTTGTTCTGCGCCGATCCGGCCCAGGGCGCGGCGCTCGGCTTCGACACGGTGCGCGCCGCCGGCCCCTTGGCGCTGTGCGAGGCCAGCGCGCCGCGTCCGGCGCCTGGCGCCGCCCTCGACGGCGTGCAGAAGCTGACCTTCACGTCCGGCACCACCTCGGCGCCGAAAGGGGTGTGCCTGTCCGCCGCCCAGCAATGGGAGGTGGCGCGCGCCCTGCGCGAAGGCGTGGCGCCGCTCGGACTTGGGCGCCACCTGTGCCTGCTGCCGTTCGCCGTGCTGCTGGAAAACATCGCCGGCCCGTACACCGCGCTGCTCAGCGGCGCCACCACGATCTGCCCGCCGCTGGCCGAGACCGGCATGCGCGGCGCCAGCGGCTTCGACCCGACGGTCTGCCTGGATGCGATCGCGCGCCACGCGCCGCACAGCATCACCCTGGTGCCGCAGATGCTGCAGGCGCTGGTGGCGGCCAGCCGCCCGGACGATCCGCGCATCGCCAGCCTGCGTTTCGTCGCGGTCGGCGGCGGCAAGATGCCGCCGCAACTGCTGGCCGCGGCGCGTGCGCGCGGCTTCCCGGTGTACGAGGGCTACGGCTTGTCGGAATGCGCGTCGGTGGTGGCCCTGAACCTGCCGGGCGCCCAGCGCGACGGTAGCGTCGGCCGTCCGCTGGCGCACCGCCGCACCGCGATCGCCGCCGACGGCGAAATCCTGGTCGAAGGCTGCGCCGCACGCTACCTCGGGCAGCCGGTCCAGAACGACCCGTGGCTGGCGACCGGCGACCTGGGGCACATCGACGCCGACGGTTTCCTGTACGTCGACGGTCGCAAGAAAGACATCCTGATCACCGGCTACGGCCGCAACGTCTCGCCCGAGTGGCCGGAGGCGGCCCTGCTCGGCGCCGGCGCCATCGCCCAGGCGATGGTGGTCGGCGAGGGCCAGGCCTACCTGGCCGCGCTGCTGGTGCCGGCCGGCCCCGCCGTGGGCGCGGCGCAGCTGCAAGAGGCGGTCGAACGCGCCAACGCGCAGTTGCCCGACTACGCGCAGATCCGGCGCTGGAGCGTGGTGCCGCCTTTGCTGCCGGCCGCCGGCCTGCTCACCCCCAACGGCCGCCTGCGCCGCGCCGCGATCCGCGCCGCGCATGCGGACGCCATCGCATCCCTGTTCGACCAACCGGAGTCCATCACGTGA